In Musa acuminata AAA Group cultivar baxijiao chromosome BXJ3-11, Cavendish_Baxijiao_AAA, whole genome shotgun sequence, one DNA window encodes the following:
- the LOC135653159 gene encoding homeobox-leucine zipper protein ROC5-like, with protein sequence MTFGGLFDDGSGGGVARLVADIAYGGTADSVSHPRRLVSPSLHESMFASPGLSLALQTNLGAHGERNLARVGGVGGELDSVRRSKEDENESRAGSDNFEGGSGDDLEQEHPRKRKRYHRHTPQQIQELEALFKECPHPDDKQRMELSNRLCLEARQVKFWFQNRRTQMKTHLERHENTILRQENDKLRAENLSIRDAMRNPICCNCGSPAVLGEISLEEQHLRIENARLKDELDRVCALAGKFLGKPASPLASPLPLPMLPNSSLELAVGTNGFAGLGSVATSTLPPFTDFTPAASSPVGTFVTPAQVVGAGATGAVDKAQERFVFLELALAAMDELVKMAQMEEPLWIPGLEAGSDALNYDEYYRCFSGCIGARPTGFVSEATRETAVIVINSPALVETLMDAARWADMFPSVIARTTTTDVISSGMGGTRNGALQLMQAELQVLSPLVPVRDVSFLRFCKHLSEGAWAVVDVSVDGVRDNRPAPPATVKCRRLPSGCVVQDMSNGYSKVTWVEHSEYDEATVHPLYRPLLRSGSALGARRWVASLQRQSLAVLVPPSLSPGGDSTITPSGRRSMLKLAQRMTDNFCAGVCASSAREWSKLGGAINIGEDVRVMTRQSVADPGVPPGVVLSAATSVWLPASPQRLFDFLRNEQLRSQWDILSNGGPMQEIAHIAKGQNTGNAVSLLRASAANATQSSMLILQETCTDASGSLVVYAPVDIPAMHLVMSGGDSAYVSLLPSGFAILPDGGTHKAPGSLLTVAFQILVNSQPTAKLTVESVETVNNLISCTVQKIKAALHCET encoded by the exons ATGACTTTTGGGGGTTTGTTCGACGACGGTTCCGGAGGCGGCGTTGCCCGTCTGGTCGCCGACATAGCGTACGGCGGCACCGCCGACTCCGTGTCGCACCCACGGCGCCTTGTTTCGCCTTCGCTCCACGAGTCCATGTTCGCCTCCCCTGGCCTCTCCCTCGCCCTG CAAACCAACTTGGGGGCGCACGGGGAACGGAACTTGGCTCGTGTCGGAGGAGTTGGAGGAGAGCTGGATTCGGTTCGTCGGAGCAAGGAAGATGAGAACGAGAGTAGAGCGGGCAGTGATAACTTTGAAGGTGGATCTGGAGACGATCTGGAACAGGAGCATCCTCGCAAGAGGAAGAGATACCACCGCCACACCCCTCAGCAGATCCAAGAACTGGAAGC TCTCTTCAAGGAATGCCCTCATCCGGATGATAAGCAAAGGATGGAGCTCAGCAATCGGCTTTGCTTGGAGGCCCGCCAGGTCAAGTTCTGGTTTCAGAACCGACGAACCCAGATGAAG ACCCACCTGGAACGGCACGAGAACACAATCCTTAGGCAGGAGAACGATAAGCTTAGGGCGGAGAACCTATCCATCCGGGATGCCATGAGGAACCCCATATGCTGCAACTGCGGGAGCCCCGCAGTGCTCGGCGAGATCTCCCTCGAGGAGCAGCACCTGAGAATCGAGAATGCTCGCCTCAAGGATGAGCTCGACCGTGTTTGTGCCCTCGCTGGAAAGTTCCTCGGCAAGCCTGCGTCCCCCTTGGCCAGTCCGCTCCCTCTTCCGATGCTGCCAAACTCGTCCTTGGAGCTCGCGGTCGGAACAAATGGTTTTGCCGGCCTTGGTTCGGTGGCTACGTCGACTTTGCCTCCGTTTACTGATTTCACTCCCGCGGCGTCAAGCCCCGTCGGCACCTTCGTAACTCCAGCGCAGGTGGTTGGCGCCGGAGCCACTGGTGCGGTGGACAAGGCGCAGGAGAGGTTTGTATTTTTGGAGCTTGCACTCGCTGCCATGGATGAACTGGTGAAGATGGCCCAGATGGAGGAGCCACTCTGGATTCCGGGCTTGGAAGCCGGTAGCGACGCGTTAAACTACGACGAGTATTACCGGTGCTTTTCCGGGTGCATCGGGGCAAGGCCTACCGGCTTCGTGTCGGAGGCCACGAGGGAGACGGCCGTGATCGTCATCAATAGCCCGGCTCTCGTCGAGACCCTCATGGATGCG GCTCGATGGGCAGATATGTTCCCTTCGGTGATCGCTAGAACGACGACCACCGACGTGATATCCAGCGGCATGGGCGGGACTAGAAATGGTGCTCTCCAGCTG ATGCAGGCGGAGCTTCAAGTTCTCTCTCCCCTGGTTCCTGTCCGAGATGTCAGTTTCCTTAGGTTCTGCAAGCATCTAAGCGAGGGCGCTTGGGCCGTGGTCGACGTCTCCGTCGATGGCGTCAGAGACAACCGACCTGCTCCACCTGCTACCGTGAAATGCCGCAGGCTTCCTTCTGGGTGCGTGGTGCAGGACATGTCCAATGGCTATTCTAAG GTCACGTGGGTCGAGCATTCTGAGTATGACGAGGCCACAGTGCACCCACTGTACCGCCCGCTGCTGCGCTCCGGCTCGGCCCTCGGCGCCCGCCGCTGGGTCGCGTCCCTCCAGCGCCAGTCCCTCGCGGTCCTCGTACCCCCATCCCTCTCTCCCGGTGGTGATTCCA CGATAACGCCGAGCGGGCGGCGGAGCATGCTGAAGCTGGCGCAGCGGATGACCGACAACTTCTGCGCCGGAGTATGCGCGTCATCGGCTCGCGAGTGGAGCAAGCTGGGCGGCGCGATCAACATCGGGGAGGACGTGCGGGTGATGACGAGGCAAAGCGTGGCCGACCCCGGCGTGCCGCCGGGGGTGGTGCTCAGTGCCGCCACCTCGGTCTGGCTCCCGGCCTCCCCGCAGCGCCTGTTCGACTTCCTCCGCAACGAGCAGCTCCGGAGCCAGTGGGACATCCTCTCCAACGGCGGGCCCATGCAGGAGATTGCGCACATCGCCAAGGGCCAGAACACCGGCAACGCCGTCTCCCTCCTCCGTGCCAGC GCGGCGAACGCAACCCAGAGCAGCATGCTGATACTGCAGGAGACCTGCACGGACGCGTCGGGGTCGCTGGTGGTGTACGCCCCGGTGGATATACCAGCCATGCACCTCGTCATGAGCGGCGGTGACTCTGCCTACGTCTCGCTCCTCCCCTCCGGCTTCGCCATCCTCCCGGACGGCGGGACGCACAAGGCTCCGGGATCGCTGCTGACGGTGGCCTTTCAGATCCTGGTCAACAGTCAGCCGACGGCGAAGCTGACGGTGGAGTCGGTGGAGACCGTCAACAACCTCATCTCGTGCACCGTTCAGAAGATAAAGGCGGCACTCCACTGCGAGACTTGA